CCGTTGTAGAGCGTCATGCCTTCCTCGCTGCGGGTGACGAGCAGCGCGCCGAGCCTGAGCTTCTTGATGAGGCCGCGCGCCTTGCGCGTGAGGTCGGCCTCGGTCTTCCAGCTTCCGGCGACCTCGCGGAGCTCGGCGCGATTCGGCGTGACGATGGAAGCAAAGCGATAGCGCGTGTAATCGTCGCCCTTGGGATCGACGAGCACCGGCTTCCGCGCCTCGCGCGCGAGCCGGATCATGCTCGTGATGTGCGCGAGGCCGCCTTTGCCGTAATCCGAGAGTATCACCGCGTCGGCCGAAGGCAGGAGGCGCTGGAAGTCGCGCATCTTGGAGGCGAGCGCCTCGTGTCCGGGCGTGGTCTCGAAATCGATGCGCACGAGCTGCTGGCGGCGGCCGATGACGCGCAGCTTGATCGTGGTCTGCACCCCGCGATCGGTCTGGAGCTGCGCCGACACGCCGTCGGTCTTCAGGAGCTTGCGCAAGGTCGCGCCCGCCTCGTCGGGCCCCACGACCGAGAGCAGGATCGCCTCGGCGCCGAGCGCCGCGACGTTGCGCGCGACGTTCGCGGCGCCGCCCGGACGCTCTTCGGTGCGGTCGACCTTGACCACCGGCACCGGCGCTTCGGGCGAGATGCGCCCTACTTCCCCGAACCAGTAGCGGTCGAGCATGACGTCGCCGACGATGAGCACGCGCGGCTTGCGGGCGGCGCGCTTCATCGGGCGCTCTCGATCTCCGCGTTGATCGCAGCGAGCGCGGCGAGCGGATCGGCCGCGCGCGTGATCGGTCGGCCGATGACCAGATACGACGAGCCCGCGTGTATCGCGTCGGCCGGGGTCATCACGCGCTGCTGATCGTCGGCGGCGGCGCTCGCGGGACGGATGCCGGGTGTGACGAGGACGAAGCCGGGGCGGCAGCTCTCGCGCAGCACCACCGTCTCGCGCGCGGAGCACACCACGCCGTCGAGACCACAGGCGTCGGTCAGCGAGGCGAGCCGCAGCACCGCGTCCTCGGCGGTGCCGCTCATACCGATCTCGGCGAGGTCGGCGTCGCTCATGCTGGTCAGCACGGTCACCGCGATGAGCTTCGGAGCGTCCGCCTCCATGGGTATCGCCGCGCGCGCGGCTTCGAGCATCGCGCGACCGCCGGAGGCGTGGACGTTCACCATCCACACCCCGAGGCTCGCAGCGGCGCGGCACGCGGCGCCGACGGTGTTCGGGATGTCGTGGAACTTCAGATCGAGGAACACGCCGAAACCGCGCTTCACGAGCGCTTCGACGAAAGCCGGCCCCGCGGCCGTGAAGAGCTCCTTGCCGACCTTGACGCGGCATTGCGCGGGGTCCAGCCGCGCGACCAGCTCGAGCGCAGGCTCCGCATCGGCGTAGTCCAGCGCAACAATGATTCTGGGATCCGTCACTCCGTCACCGCCTTACCCGTCACCGCTTCATCCGTCACCGCTACACCCGTCACTTTTTCTCTCTCACGCCGGCACGCCTTTCTCTTCAGTGCGTCGCGGCGAGTACGTCTCCCACGCCGCGCACGCCGGACAATGCCAGTAATACTGCCGCGCGCGGAAACCGCAGTTGTCGCACTTGTACATCGCTAGGTTGCGCGTGTGCTCGTTGAGCAGCCCTCTGACCAGCTCGAGGTCGCGGCGGCGCTCGAGCGACGCGTCGACGAGCTGGGCTTCGATCAGCTTGTCGAGTCCGAGCAGCATCGGGGTACGCCGCAGCTCGTCGCGAACGAGCTTGTATGCGGGCTCCGGCCCCTGGCGCTCGAGGCTCGCCTGGAACACCACGTTGAGCGCGTCGAGCGACGGGTATTTCTCGAGATAACCCTTCAAAAGGTTGAGCCCTTCCTCGGCCCGGCCAAGCGCTTTGTAGGCTTCGTAAATGCGCTCGGCGACCAGCGCGAGGTACGCCGGGTTCTGGCTCTCGATGCGCTTCCACGCGTCGATCGCCGCCTCGGTGTTGCCGAGCTGGAGCTCTAGATCGCCGCGCAGCACGTTGGCGCGCACGCACAGCCGATGATGCGCGAGCGCCTCGTCGAGGTGCGGCCGCGCGGCGTCGTGGCGCGTATGCATGATCTCGCGGCTCGCGAGCTCGCAGTGGAAGTTCGCGATCTCCTTCTGGTGCGAGCGGCCGGTGACCGACGTCAGCTTCTGGGCGACGTCGATCGCTTTCTGCCAGTCCTTCTCCTGCTGGTAGATCTCCAGCAGGAACTTCAGCGCGGGCTCGGCGTGGGCGGTGCCGTCGAGCCTGAGGAAGAGCTCCTCGGCGCGGTCGAGGAGGCCCGCCTTGAGATAGTCCTGCGCGAGCTCGAACAGCGCGGCGCGCTTCTGGTCGTCGCGGATGTCCGGGCGCTCGACGAGGTTCTGGTGCATGCGGATCGCGCGCTCGATCTCGCCGCGCCGCCTGAAGAGGCTGCCGAGCGCGAAGTGCAGCTCGATCGTCTGCGGGTCGACCTTGACCGCTTCGATGAACGCCTCGATCGCCTTGTCAGGCTGCTCGTTGAGCAGGAAGTTCAGCCCGCGGAAGTACGAAGCCGGCAGGGTGCGCGACTCCGACACCACGTGGCGTATGTCGATGCGCGCGGCCATCCAGCCGAGCGCGAAGAAGAGCGGCAGCGCGAGCAGCCACCAGTACTCGAGATCCATTCGACCTCAGCCGTTGCGCGGCTTCACACGCCCGCCACGTCGGGCGGCGGCGCAGGCGGCGTGGCGACGCCGCGTCCCTGGATCTCGCGCGTAAGCCGGGAGATCTCGCGCCGCTGCCGCATGATCTGCACCAGCGCGGCGGACAGACCCAGCGCGGCCCCGAGGCAGAAGAAGACGAGCAACACGAAGATGAGCGGCGCGCGCCATTCCTGCCCGAGGAAATAGCGCACCGAGACCGGGTCGGTGTTCTTGATCGCGAACGTCAGCGCCACCACGAAAAGCAGCAGCTTGACGACCCAGAGGACGTAACGCATGGGGCCGCAGGATAACGCGAGTAAGGCGGCTATGCCACAGGTGCTGATAACGCATAAAGAAAATGTAGCGCCGCCAGGCGCTCTAAGCGCGCAGTTCGCGCGGCGAGGCGCAGCGCAGCTGCGCCGAAGCAGCGGTGTAGACCTTTCCGCGAAAAAAAGCGGCAGGATCGTTGACCCTGCCGCTTCAGCGCTTCAGTGGTAAGCACCTATTCTTTTTTCAGATCGACCCGTTCCCGCAGCTCCTTGCCCGCCTTGAAGTGCGGGACG
The sequence above is a segment of the Burkholderiales bacterium genome. Coding sequences within it:
- the rfaE1 gene encoding D-glycero-beta-D-manno-heptose-7-phosphate kinase, producing the protein MKRAARKPRVLIVGDVMLDRYWFGEVGRISPEAPVPVVKVDRTEERPGGAANVARNVAALGAEAILLSVVGPDEAGATLRKLLKTDGVSAQLQTDRGVQTTIKLRVIGRRQQLVRIDFETTPGHEALASKMRDFQRLLPSADAVILSDYGKGGLAHITSMIRLAREARKPVLVDPKGDDYTRYRFASIVTPNRAELREVAGSWKTEADLTRKARGLIKKLRLGALLVTRSEEGMTLYNGRARLHVAAQAREVFDVSGAGDTVIATVAFALGRGESMEAAVELANRAAGIVVGKFGTAVVHPHELFEQR
- the pyrF gene encoding orotidine-5'-phosphate decarboxylase, whose protein sequence is MTDPRIIVALDYADAEPALELVARLDPAQCRVKVGKELFTAAGPAFVEALVKRGFGVFLDLKFHDIPNTVGAACRAAASLGVWMVNVHASGGRAMLEAARAAIPMEADAPKLIAVTVLTSMSDADLAEIGMSGTAEDAVLRLASLTDACGLDGVVCSARETVVLRESCRPGFVLVTPGIRPASAAADDQQRVMTPADAIHAGSSYLVIGRPITRAADPLAALAAINAEIESAR
- the lapB gene encoding lipopolysaccharide assembly protein LapB, with protein sequence MDLEYWWLLALPLFFALGWMAARIDIRHVVSESRTLPASYFRGLNFLLNEQPDKAIEAFIEAVKVDPQTIELHFALGSLFRRRGEIERAIRMHQNLVERPDIRDDQKRAALFELAQDYLKAGLLDRAEELFLRLDGTAHAEPALKFLLEIYQQEKDWQKAIDVAQKLTSVTGRSHQKEIANFHCELASREIMHTRHDAARPHLDEALAHHRLCVRANVLRGDLELQLGNTEAAIDAWKRIESQNPAYLALVAERIYEAYKALGRAEEGLNLLKGYLEKYPSLDALNVVFQASLERQGPEPAYKLVRDELRRTPMLLGLDKLIEAQLVDASLERRRDLELVRGLLNEHTRNLAMYKCDNCGFRARQYYWHCPACAAWETYSPRRTEEKGVPA
- a CDS encoding LapA family protein, which gives rise to MRYVLWVVKLLLFVVALTFAIKNTDPVSVRYFLGQEWRAPLIFVLLVFFCLGAALGLSAALVQIMRQRREISRLTREIQGRGVATPPAPPPDVAGV